The Myxococcales bacterium nucleotide sequence GCGCAACCACCTGGCCGCGGCGACCGAGCGCGCGCTCGACGCGCTCGACGCGCCGGTGACCGCGACGGTCATCCGCCCCGGCATCGCGACGATCGATCCGCTCTACGACGAGGTCGAGCGGGTGCTGGCGCTGATGGCCCACCGCGGCGGCAAGGTCGAGGTCGTGCGCTGGGATCCCGCGCGCGATCCGACCGCGGCCCCGGCGGCGGCCGCCGCCGCGGTGCTCGACGAGCGCGAGCTGGTCCGCGGCGGCGCCGTGATCCTGGCGCGCGGGCCGCGGACCCGCGCGGTCGCGCTGCTCGATCTGGTCGAGGTCGGGCGCGACGCGATCGCCGCGCCGACGTTCACGACGGTGGCGGTCGAGCAGGCGCTGGCGCGGGCGCTGGCCGAGCTGGCCGACGACGCGCCGCGCACGCTGTGCACGACCGTCGGCCACGGCGAGCTCGACGCGGGCGCGTGGGGCGCGGTCACCGCGCGCCTCGCCGACGACGGCATCGCCGTCGAGCCGATCGAGCGGGTCGCGCCGGTGCCGGCGCGGTGCACGGCCGTCGCGGTGATCGGCGCGGCCACCGCGCTGCCGGCCGACGACCAGCGCGGCCTCGACGCGTACCTCGCGCGCGGCGGCGGCCTGCTGGTGGCGGTCGCCGGGCGCGCGGTCGACGGGGCCGCGCCGACCACCGGCGTCGACGCGGTGCTGGCGGGGTGGGGCGTCGCAGCGGCGCCGGCGTGGGTCGACGATCCCGACGGGGCGATCGACCTGCCCGGCGCGGTGCGGGTGATCGACGGCTACGCCGACCACCCGATCGTGCGCGGCTTCCGCGGTCGCCGGGTCACGATCTGGCAGCGGGCGCGGGCGCTGGTGCTGTCGCCGCCGGCCCAGGCGCTGGTGACCACCTCGGCTGGGGCCCGCGCCCTCGACGAGCGCGGCGCCGAGGTGGCGCTGGCGGCGCCGCTCGCGCTCGCGGCCACGGCCGAGCGCGCCCGCGGGCGGGTCGTGGTGCTGGCCGGCGCCGAGGCGATCGGCGTCGACCCCGACGTGCGCGGACACGGCACCGATCTGCTGGCGGCGCGGGCGGCGGCGTGGCTGGTCGGGCGCGTGCCCGAGGTGTCGGTGCCGCCCAAGGCCGGCGATCAGGTGCGGCTGGTGCTGACCGGCGGTGAGCGTCGCGCGGTGGCGGGCGTGGTCATCGTCGGCATCCCGCTGATCGCGGTGGCGCTCCTGGCCCTGCTGGCGCGGCGGCGGCGGCCGTGAGCCAGGACGCGTGGCGCACGCTGGTCGCGACCGCCGTGGTCGCGGTGCTCGCGGCGCTGGTCGCGATCACTGGTGACGAACGCCCGGCGGTGACGCGCGCGGCGCTGGCGCCGGGGCTGCGCGTGGCCGACGTGACCCGGGTCGAGCTGCGCCGCGGCGATCGCGCGGTCGTCGTGGCGGTGGCGGCCGGCGGCGCGCGGGTGGTCGCGCCCGACGACGGCGCCGCAGATGTGAGCGCGGTGGCCGATCTGGTGTCGGCGGTCGCGTCGGCGCGGGCCGATCGCTGGGCCGCGCACGCGATCGCCGCGCCGCGGGTCACGCTCACGATCGTCGGCGCGCGCACGATCGCGCTGGCGCTGGGCGATGAGGTCGCGGCGACCGGGCAGGCGTGGGTCACGGTCGACGGCCGCGGCGCGCTGGTGCCGGCCTGGGTCGGGCACGCGCTCGATCGGGACCCCGACGATCTGCGGGTGCGCCGGCTGGTGCCCGCGGGCGTGGCCGCGACCGGCGTCGACGTCCACGGGCCCGGCGTCGATCTGGTGCTGGCCGGCGCCGCGCTGGTGCGCCGCGACGGCGACGGGCGGTCGACCCGGCTGGCGGTCGCGGCCCGGGCGACGCTGCTCGCGCACCTGGCCGCGCTGTCGTTCGTCCGGTTCGTGCCGGCGCCGCAGCCGCACCCGCCCGCGCTGGGCGAGGCGCGCGTGCTCGGCGCGGCCGCGCCGATCGAGCTGGCGTGGCTGGGCCCGTGCGCCGATCCGACCCAGCAGCTCGTGGTCGCGTCCGCCGGCACCGGGTGCGTCGCGACCGCCGCCCTCGACGCGGTGCTCGCCGCCGCGCGGTTCGCCGCCAGCGCCGACGCCATCGCGCCGACGCCGCTGGTCGCCGCCGGGCCCGCTGGTCGAGCTCGCGGTCGCCGGCGGCCCGCGCCTGCGCCGCGACGGCGGCGGCTGGCTCGTCGACGAACGCGACGCCGACGGCGACCGGGTCGACGCGCTGCTGGCCGCGCTGGCCGCGCCCGCGATCGTGCGGCCGCGGGCGCCGCTCGATCTCATCGGCGCCGAGGCCTGGACGCTGGTCGACGCGACCGGGGACGCCCAGGGCTGGCGCGTGCGTCGCACGGCCGCCGCGACGACGATCGTCCGCGACGACGAGCCGGTCGCGCTGGTCCTCGACGCGGCCGCCGCCGCCGCGCTCGCGACCGTCGGCGTCGACCTGCGCAGCCGTCAGCCGCTCCGCCTCGATCCGACCCGGGTCGCGGCGATCGGCGCCGACGGCGTCACGATCACCCGCGGCGCCGTGCTCGGCGAGTGGACCGCCTCGACCGGCACGGTCACCGCCGCCGCCGCCGCGCTGCCCGCGCTGCTCGCCGCGCTGCAGGTCGACCGCCACGCCGCCGTCGCCACGCTCGGCCGGGTCCGCCGCACGCTCACCGTCACGATCGACGCCGAGCCGCCCGTCACCGTCGCCGTCGGCGCCGCCGATCGCACCGGCTGCTGGATCTCCCTCGATCCCGCCGCCGCCGCCCACGTCCCCGCCGCCACCTGCGCCGCGCTCCTCGCCCCGCTGACCGCGCGGTGAGCGACGCGCCGGCGATCGAGGCGCGACCTCGACCAGATGCACTACCATCCGAGCGATGAGAGGTCTCACAGCGTGCGTCGTGGTGTTGCTCGGGTGTGGATCGTCGTCGCCACCGGCGCCGGTCGCCTACGTCAGCGGGCGCATCCAGGTCGACGGCCGCGGCCGGATGAAGATCTCGCTCCGGCCTGAGGACCGGCACCGGGTCTCGATGGTCGCGTCCGGGACCTTCCAGGGCACGATCGCCGACCGGGCGACCGGCGCCGTGATCTGTCGTGGCGAGGGCCAGTTCGACAAGAAGAGCGAGGTCAACAGCGAGTGGATCGACGCTCACTGCCAGCGACCGCCCGGCGTCGCCTCCGTGCGCGTGACCCTCGCGATCACCGTCGGCGGCCTGGTCCGCGACACCTCGTACGACCTCAAGGCCACCAGCGTGTTCGAGGAGCCCGACCCGCCTGCGGCGACGGTGGCGACCGACGCAGGTGTGGCCGTCGAGCCGAGCGCCGCCGCGCCGGTCGACGGCGATCCGGTGGCCCGCGAGGTGGCGACGCTGACGGCGCTGCTGGCCGCCATGCCACCCGCGGACAGCGTGTCGCAGCCGTGCCCGCCGCTGCCCGATGACCGCGCCGCGCTCACGATCGATCACGCGTTGATGACGCTGCTCGCGGGTGGGCAGGTGGCCGGCGGAGAGTCGGCGTGGTTGTCGTTCGGGATCTCGTCGGCGCCGTACGTGTACCTGGGGTCCCTGCGGTTGCACTTCGCGACCCGGACCCAGCCAGACACCGCCGCGGCCCAGGCTGGCCTCGCCCAACCCCACCGCTTGCTGTGGGTCGTGCGTGCGGCCACCCGACGACGCGCGACGATGGTCGCCTCGGATCGCGAGGGCACGTTCAACCCAGGCCTGTTCTCGGGCACCGTCGTCTTGCTCGATCGCGACACCGCCAAGGCGCTGTGCTGGGCGCCGGTCCACGCCACCTCGTCGCAGCGTTGGGAGTACGATCGCAAGAAGACCGACGCCCAGACCCAGCTCGACGCGGATCTCTCCGCTCGCGTGCTCGCGGCGACCACCCGCGCCAAGCACCTCCTCGCGCCCGCGCTCGTCGACGAACCACCGGCCTGGCTCGATTCACCGAACTGATCGCCGGACTTGCGCACAACGCTCCGGGCCGAGTTCGGGCATGGCCCCGACGCTCGCGCACAACGCTCCGGGCCGAGCCCCGCGCCCGCGCACAACGCTCCGGGCCCAGCGCCCGCTCCGCGCTGAACGCTCCGGGCCGTTTCGGGTGAGGGCCCCGGCGCCCGATCCGCGCTGAACGCTCCGGGCCGTTTCGGGTGAGGGCCCCGGCGCCCGCGCTGAAGGCTCCGGGCCGTTTCGGGTGAGGGCCCCGGCGCCCGCGCTGAAGGCTCCGGGCCGTTTCGGGTGAGGGCCCCGGCGCCCGCGCTGAAGGCTCCGGGCCGTTTCGGGTGGGGGCCCCGGCGCATGCCGGGGGAGGGTTTTTTCGAAAAACCCTCTCAATATCTCAGTGCGGCGGCGGGGCGATCGTCGCGGGCGGCAGCGCGTTCGGATCCTCGGGCGGCGCGTCCCAGTTCTGGGTCACGTTGCGCATGGTCTTGTAGACCAGCAGGCCGTCGGTGTTGTTCTCGCCGTGGGCCGACGAGTTCAGCCACGTGCCGGTCGTGATCACCTCGTCGCCGACCTTGTACGGCGGCACCGGGCGCCACGCCTTGATCTCCTCCTTGGGGAGGTTCTTGATCTCCATCGCGGTCGGCGCCCGCGGCACCTCGACCACCCACGCGGCGCGCTCGACCGGCGTGTCGGGGGTGTCGCCGAGGTAGAACGCCGGGCGGCGGCACAGCGTCGGATCGGTCTCGATCCGCTTCTTGACCGCGGCGTCGTCCTCGGAGGGCTGGCGGATGGCGGTGGCGCAGTCGTACGCCCACACCACGTAGCCCTTCACGCTGATCTCGCTCTTCAGGTACTTGTTGCCGAGGACCCGCAGCTCCTTGATCGAGTGCGAGCCGTCGGGGTAGGCCTTGGGCACCTCGAACGCGGGCACCGCCGGTACCGTCACCTTGATCTTCCCCTGCTGCACCTCGGCCTGGGCGCCTTTGAGCTGGTCGTTGTTGCAACCACTGGCCGCGAAGGACAAGGTGGTTGCGATCAAGGCGGCCCCGATGGGGCTGGCCGCGTGCGTGCGCGAGTTCGCCATGGCCGGCGTCATAACATGAGCCATTTCCCCTCTCAAGCGAGCTGGCGCGCGGTCGGCGTCGCGGCGCTCGCCCTGGCGGCGGCCTGCGATGGCGCCGCGCCCCGGGTCAAGCCGTGGCGGCACGCCCCCGACCCGATGTCCGTGGCCGAGCGCGCGCCCCGGTCGGCGGCGCTGGCCAAGGACGACACCGACGAGACCTTGCGCAAGCGGCGCGGGCACACCCTGCGGATCCACGTCGACGCCGCGCCCCGGACCCTGCACCCGCTGCTGGCGCCGTCGGTGTGGAGCCGCCGGATCCTGGTCGGCCCGGTGTTCCAGCCCCTGGTCCGGTACGTGCCTCCGGCCGACGGCACCGGCACCGGCCCCGGCGCCTACCTGCCGGGGCTGGCTCGGTCGTGGCGGATCGAGCTCCAGGGCACCCAGCTGATCATCGAGCTCGATCCCGAGGCCCGGTGGCACGACGGCCGCGCGGTGTCGTCGGTCGACGTCCAG carries:
- a CDS encoding Gldg family protein; the protein is MTTVARVAIVARMQLAAALRSPVAWMVAAGFLVLEGVSFAALVAVLADPARPAPVGAVLEGHFGGTLLSWAVQLTVIAAVAARAAEDRRTGLWEALVAAPIGEGAALVGTWLGALALYVILWLPTVAYVIVLAAWSPGDAAIDWGPVVAGYGGQLVIGAAALAVALAAGATVRQPVVATVAGFAVLLAWLIVGEVPTLWPGLGRDHPALVEALAWAAPRPIAGAWARGAIAPATVAWLGGLTVGALALAAALVGVGRRRRAPLALAAYRAALVVVGAALVAIVLARRAAPWDVSRAGRNHLAAATERALDALDAPVTATVIRPGIATIDPLYDEVERVLALMAHRGGKVEVVRWDPARDPTAAPAAAAAAVLDERELVRGGAVILARGPRTRAVALLDLVEVGRDAIAAPTFTTVAVEQALARALAELADDAPRTLCTTVGHGELDAGAWGAVTARLADDGIAVEPIERVAPVPARCTAVAVIGAATALPADDQRGLDAYLARGGGLLVAVAGRAVDGAAPTTGVDAVLAGWGVAAAPAWVDDPDGAIDLPGAVRVIDGYADHPIVRGFRGRRVTIWQRARALVLSPPAQALVTTSAGARALDERGAEVALAAPLALAATAERARGRVVVLAGAEAIGVDPDVRGHGTDLLAARAAAWLVGRVPEVSVPPKAGDQVRLVLTGGERRAVAGVVIVGIPLIAVALLALLARRRRP